A genomic window from Prunus persica cultivar Lovell chromosome G2, Prunus_persica_NCBIv2, whole genome shotgun sequence includes:
- the LOC18784724 gene encoding pyruvate dehydrogenase E1 component subunit alpha-3, chloroplastic, producing the protein MSFSATNLAQPLQLNTATPRSNDKPSLLLPKTSSFLGSTRNFRPTSLSANPSHSNAHRRSAVVAVSEAVKEKKLHASTNLLITKEEGLELYEDMVLGRSFEDMCAQMYYRGKMFGFVHLYNGQEAVSTGFIKLTKKEDSVVSTYRDHVHSLSKGVPAREVMSELFGKATGCCRGQGGSMHMFSKEYNVLGGFAFIGEGIPVATGAAFSSRYRREVLKQADCDHVTLAFFGDGTANNGQFFECLNMAALWKLPIVFVVENNLWAIGMSHLRATSDPEIWKKGPAFGMPGVHVDGMDVLKVREVAKEAIGRARRGEGPTLVECETYRFRGHSLADPDELRDPAEKAHYAARDPITALKKYILENNLATEQELKAIHKKIDELVEDAVEFADESPLPPRSQLLENVFADPKGFGIGPDGSYRCEDPKFTQGTAHV; encoded by the exons ATGTCCTTCTCTGCCACCAATTTGGCCCAGCCCCTCCAACTCAACACCGCCACCCCCAGATCCAATGACAAGCCCTCCTTGTTGTTGCCCAAGACCTCATCTTTTCTCGGATCCACCCGCAACTTCCGACCCACTTCCTTATCTGCTAACCCCAGTCACTCGAATGCCCACCGTCGATCCGCTGTCGTTGCTGTCTCCGAAGCtgtgaaggagaagaagctCCATGCATCCACCAATCTG CTTATAACAAAAGAGGAAGGCTTGGAGCTGTATGAAGACATGGTATTGGGTAGGTCTTTTGAGGACATGTGTGCTCAGATGTATTATAGAGGCAAGATGTTCGGGTTTGTTCATCTTTACAATGGCCAAGAAGCTGTGTCAACTGGGTTTATCAAGCTTACAAAGAAGGAAGATTCAGTGGTGAGCACTTATCGTGATCACGTACACTCCTTGAGTAAGGGTGTACCTGCTCGTGAGGTGATGAGTGAGCTCTTTGGAAAGGCCACTGGTTGTTGCCGAGGCCAAGGTGGTTCAATGCACATGTTTTCAAAAGAGTACAATGTGCTTGGTGGGTTTGCATTTATTGGTGAAGGGATACCAGTAGCAACAGGTGCAGCATTCTCCTCTAGATACAGGAGGGAAGTGCTGAAACAAGCAGACTGTGATCACGTGACATTGGCCTTTTTCGGAGATGGGACTGCTAATAATGGCCAGTTCTTTGAGTGTTTGAACATGGCAGCATTGTGGAAATTGccaattgtttttgttgtggAGAACAATTTGTGGGCTATTGGAATGTCACATTTGAGGGCTACTTCTGATCCAGAAATTTGGAAGAAGGGCCCTGCATTTGGTATGCCTGGTGTTCATGTGGATGGGATGGATGTTTTGAAGGTGAGGGAGGTGGCAAAGGAGGCGATTGGAAGGGCCAGGAGAGGAGAAGGGCCAACATTGGTGGAATGTGAAACATACAGGTTCAGAGGACATTCATTGGCTGATCCCGATGAGCTTCGTGACCCTG CTGAGAAGGCACACTATGCTGCCAGAGACCCCATCACAGCCTTAAAGAAATACATACTTGAGAACAATTTGGCCACTGAACAAGAGTTGAAGGCCATACATAAGAAGATTGATGAGTTGGTTGAGGATGCCGTTGAGTTCGCAGATGAGAGCCCACTTCCACCTCGCAGCCAGCTGCTCGAGAATGTGTTTGCCGATCCAAAGGGTTTTGGAATCGGCCCTGATGGCAGCTACAGATGTGAAGATCCTAAGTTCACTCAGGGCACTGCTCATGTCTAA
- the LOC18784656 gene encoding conserved oligomeric Golgi complex subunit 4 gives MEPDQPSIKFGTQEALSHVRALTDVGAMTRLLHECIAYQRSLDLDLDNLLSQRTDLDKQLLSLHRSSTVLDIVKADSDHVLANVTSTCDLADHVSAKVRELDLAQSRVKSTLLRLDAIVELGNCIDGVKQALDTQDYESAAKYVQRFIQIDSEYRDSGSEQREQLMESMRQLESIVRKKLSEAVDQREHPTVLRFIRLYTPLGLETEGLQVYVGYLRKVIGMRSRLEFEHLVELMEQNNPIQTVNFVGCLTNLFKDIVLAVEDNDEILRGLCGEDGVVYAICELQEECDTRGSLILKKYMEYRRLPKLSSEINAQNKNLLNVGGVGVGSEGPDPREVELFLEEILSLMQLGEDYTEFMVSKIKGFTNVDPDLGPRATKAFRSGSFSKVVQEITGFYVILEGFFMVENVRKAIRIDEHVPDSLMTSMVDDVFYVLQSCLRRAISTLNISSVIAVLSGASSLLSNEYHEALQQKMREPNLGAKLFLGGVGVQQTGTEIATVLNNLDVSSEYVLKLKHEIEEQCLEVFPAPVDREKVKSCLSELGDMSNTFKQALNAGLEQLVATVAPRLRPVLDHVGTISYELSEAQYADNEVNDPWVQRLLHAVEMNVAWLQPLMTANNYDSFIHLVLDFIVKRLEATMIQKRFSQLGGLQLDRDARALVSHFSSMTQRTVRDKFARLTQMATILNLEKVSEILDFWGENSGPMTWRLTPAEVRRVLSLRVDFKPEAISALKL, from the exons atgGAGCCGGATCAACCGTCGATAAAATTCGGGACCCAAGAGGCGCTCTCGCACGTGCGAGCCCTGACGGACGTGGGGGCAATGACTCGCCTCCTCCACGAGTGCATAGCCTACCAGCGATCCTTAGATCTGGACCTCGACAACCTCCTCTCCCAGCGCACCGACCTCGACAAGCAGCTCCTGAGCCTCCACAGGTCCTCGACGGTCCTCGACATCGTCAAAGCTGACTCCGATCACGTGCTCGCCAACGTCACCTCCACGTGCGACCTCGCCGACCACGTCAGCGCCAAGGTCCGCGAGCTCGACCTCGCCCAATCGCGCGTCAAATCCACGCTCCTCCGCCTGGACGCCATCGTCGAGCTCGGAAACTGCATCGACGGCGTCAAGCAAGCCCTCGACACCCAGGACTACGAGTCTGCCGCCAAGTACGTGCAGCGGTTTATTCAGATTGACTCGGAGTACAGGGACTCGGGCTCCGAGCAGCGAGAGCAGCTCATGGAGTCGATGCGGCAGCTCGAATCGATAGTCAGGAAGAAGCTCTCTGAGGCCGTGGACCAGAGGGAGCATCCTACGGTGTTGAGATTTATCAGGCTTTACACTCCGCTGGGTTTGGAGACGGAGGGCTTGCAGGTTTACGTGGGGTATTTGAGGAAGGTAATTGGGATGAGATCCAGGCTGGAATTCGAGCACTTGGTGGAGCTTATGGAGCAGAACAATCCAATCCAGACGGTCAATTTTGTTGGGTGTTTGACCAATTTGTTCAAGGACATTGTTTTAGCTGTTGAAGATAATGATGAGATTCTGAGAGGGCTTTGTGGGGAAGATGGGGTTGTTTACGCCATTTGTGAACTTCAAGAGGAGTGTGATACGAGGGGTAGTTTGATTTTAAAGAAGTACATGGAGTATAGGAGATTGCCAAAGTTGAGCTCTGAGATTAATGCCCAGAACAAGAATTTGCTTAATGTTGGTGGTGTTGGTGTTGGGTCTGAGGGGCCTGATCCTAGAGAGGTTGAGCTCTTCTTGGAAGAGATACTGTCTTTGATGCAATTGGGTGAGGATTATACTGAGTTCATGGTGTCTAAGATCAAGGGATTTACGAATGTTGACCCGGATTTAGGACCAAGAGCCACTAAGGCTTTTAGGAGTGGAAGTTTTAGCAAGGTGGTTCAGGAAATTACTGGGTTTTATGTCATATTAGAGGGTTTCTTTATGGTGGAGAATGTGAGGAAGGCTATAAGAATTGATGAGCATGTGCCTGACAGTCTCATGACTTCGATGGTGGACGATGTTTTCTATGTCTTGCAGAGTTGCTTACGGAGGGCAATATCCACTTTGAATATCAGCTCTGTGATCGCTGTGTTGAGTGGCGCGAGTAGCTTGTTGAGCAATGAGTACCATGAGGCTTTGCAACAGAAGATGAGAGAGCCTAATCTTGGTGCAAAGCTGTTTTTGGGTGGTGTTGGTGTGCAACAGACTGGGACGGAGATTGCCACTGTTTtgaataatttggatgtcagTAGTGAGTATGTCCTCAAATTGAAACACGAGATTGAAGAGCAATGCTTAGAG GTATTTCCTGCACCAGTTGATAGAGAAAAAGTTAAGTCCTGTCTGTCTGAATTAGGGGATATGAGCAACACATTCAAGCAAGCTTTGAATGCTGGCCTGGAACAACTTGTGGCAACGGTGGCACCCCGCCTCCGTCCGGTGCTAGATCATGTGGGGACCATTAGCTATGAGCTGTCAGAGGCTCAATATGCCGACAATGAGGTTAATGACCCTTGGGTCCAAAGGCTTCTTCATGCTGTTGAGATGAACGTAGCGTGGCTCCAGCCACTAATGACTGCCAACAATTATGACTCATTCATACATTTGGTACTTGACTTCATTGTGAAGAGGCTTGAAGCAACTATGATACAGAAGAGATTCAGTCAACTTGGAGGCCTTCAGCTGGACAGAGATGCTAGAGCATTGGTAAGCCACTTCTCTAGTATGACTCAAAGGACTGTTAGAGACAAGTTTGCTCGTCTCACTCAAATGGCGACAATCCTCAACTTAGAAAAGGTCTCGGAGATTTTAGATTTCTGGGGTGAGAACTCAGGACCTATGACCTGGAGACTGACGCCAGCCGAGGTCAGGCGAGTATTGAGTCTGAGAGTTGATTTTAAACCTGAAGCAATTTCCGCCCTTAAGTTGTAA